In the Natrinema sp. CBA1119 genome, CTCGTCGCGGCCCTCGCGGTACTGCGCGAGCGAGCGGGTCCCCAGATAACAGAACGGACAGACGTAGTCGGCGTATATCGTGAGTCGATCCGCGGTCTCCGGCGTCGATCCGGTATCAGCGTCAGCCATAGCGCTGCTAGGCGGTCACCACGGAAAAGTCGCGGGTCACCGGCAGTCGGCCGGAGACGGCTCGAGACGCGGGGGAGGCGGCTCGAGCGGCGGTGGAAGTGGCTCGGGACTGGGTGACGACGGGCCAGTGAGAGGCGGCTGCGGCGTAGCGCCGGTCCGAGTCGATAGCCCAGCCCGTTAGCTCTCCGATCCGGAGGCGGCCGCGTCGGCGGCGTTCGTCTCGGCGTCCGTCGCGTCCGGCAGGTTCGGGTCCCGGTACGGGTTGCGGCCGTAGGCCGGGAGCTCGTCCTCGAGTTGCGATTTCAGCACGCGGCGGAGCCGGTTCAGACTCGTCGTGTCCAGTCCGTAGTCGGCCGCGAGGCGCTTGAACGATTCCTCGTCGGTGATATCGTGGGCGCGGTACTCGGCGAACAGTTCCTCCATCCGGTCGGCGGAAAGCGTCTGGGCGTCGATCTCGTCCAGCCCGAAGTACTGCTGGCGGTCGACGTCGACGACGTGGCGGATCGCCACCAGCGCCACCTTCTCGATCGCTCGCTGGCTGCCGAACTCGGTGAGGTCGATCTCGTCCATGACGCCGAGTGCCAGGTCGCGCTGCCACGGCGTCACATCGAGGGCGTTACACAGCGCCTGGGTGGTTCGCAGCCGATCGAGGTGGTGGGCGCGCTCGCTGTAGCCCGGCGTCGCCGCGTGCTGTTCGTCGTGGAGGCGTCGCACGCTCTCGGAGAGGTCCGCGTCGGGGGAGTCGGCGCGGCCGATGACCGTCGCGCTCGGCGTGACGACGCCCCACTGGCGGACCGTCGAATCTCGCTGGACGTCCGCCCGGGAGAGCGACCCGGAACCGGGCCGGGTCTCGAGGCGGCGCTCGGGGTCGGGATCGGACTCGACGCCGTCCGCGACCGCCGCGGCTCGCTCGGAATCTGGACCGGGGTCGGCACCGTCGTCTTGCATCGTCTGTCGCTCGGAGAGGGAGAGTGAAAAAGGCTCGCTCCGTGTAGTGGACGATTACCCGGACTAACAACTGTACTAACAGGTATCGGGCGATAGCAGCGGCGCTCGAGTGATGTCGATCGCTGCCGCTCCGCTCTCGAGTGAGTGGGTCCGCGAAAATCCCTTCGTAGCTCTACCTTATGACCAGAGGCACGTAAAGAACGACTGCTCGAGGTGGGGCCGAACAGCGAGCATCGCAAGGCGGGGACGACGACGGCGAGCATCGGCGAGCGACCGACAGCCCGAGCCGTCGCTGTTCGGGAAGGGTGTCTCGGCAGAACCGGGGCGTCTCTCCCGTCGTATCTTTACCTTGTGACCAGAGACACTTAAACGAGATTGCGGTCGGGACGCGACTGTCGGGACGCAACTCGAGCTACCGGACGGCTGCGATCATCTCGTCGATGAACCCGTTCAGCCGTTCGGTGTCGGGGCCGTCGCGTGCGTGAACCGCGGGATCGATCGCTTTCGGCGGGTGGGCGAGCTCGCGACCCACGGCGTCGCCGATTACGGCGTCGCCCTCGCCCGCTCGTTTCCGCTCGAGCAACTCGCGAGCGCGGTCGATCCGATCAGCGTCGAACACCGCGGGAGCCTGGTCGCGCAGGAAGGTCTCGAACTCGAGAGTCGGCAGTTCGTGTCCTCCGCGCTCGCCGGTCTCTTTGAGGTAGTAGGCGGACATAGCCGCTCGACAGATCGTCAGGTTTCGCTTGACGGTCGGTTTCGTCTGGGTTTCGGTGAACCGTTCGTCGTCCGCCGAGACCGTCATCGTTCCGTCGTCGGTTTCGACGGTGTACTCTTCGCCCGCCGCATCGATGATCGGGAAGATCTCGTCGTCGCTCCGGACCAGATGGTGCGAGACGTACTTCCGGTAGTTGCTCGTTGCGATCCCGCGCCACGTATGATAGAGGTCGATCGGGTTGTACGTTCGTTCGATATATGCGGTGAGATCGTCGGGGTTGTACGCGAGGCGGTAGCGAATCGGACTCCGCAGCAGGTCGATCGCCCCCTCGTTCGAGTCCGCGAGCAGGCGTGCGAACGTCCGCACGTCCCACCCCTGATACTCGAACTCACCGCGGTCCGCGATGACGGTCTCGGGAGCGCCCTCGAGGTGAGCATACCGGCGCAGATCCGTCGGCGCGAAGACGAATCCGACGTCGTAGTCGCTGTCGGGACTCGCCGCCCCCCAGGCGTGGCTTCCACGGGCGACCGCCATCGCGACCGCGATATCGTGCTCGCGTTCGATCGCCGTCAGGTGGTCGTCGACGGTCTCGTGGACGTGTGCCGGAACGGTGGTCATAGCTGGGGCTCGAGTCTGTGGAACCGAGACGCGAGAAGACCGGGTGACGAATGCCCTTCGTAGCTTCACCTTGTGACCAGAGGCACTTAAAGAACGAGTGCGGTCGATGTCAGTGACCGAGCATAGGGAAGGCGATCGCTCGAGCGACTCGTGAATCCGTGGTCACCGAAACTGGTGCCCGTTCGCCAATCGAACGCGGAAACCGAAAACACAGCGTCGTGGCTATCGGATGTGAGTCAGCGGACTGCAGAACGACCGTCCTCCCGTCATAGCTCTACCTTGTGACCAGAGATACTTAAAGAATCGACGGCCCGCTCGAGTAGTACCGAACGTTCCTCACCCGTCGAGCCAGTTACTACTGGTTCCGAAAGGTTGAATCGCCCGCTCCCCTGAATACGGCCAATGAGTCATCAGTTGCCGGACGTGCAGGCGACGTCGCCCGACGTGACCGTCGGCCTGAGTCAGGTCGGCGTCACCGGCGTCGACAAACTCGTCAAGATCGCCCGCGAGGGCAAGCGACCGATCGTCCTCACCGCGGAGTTCGAAGTCTTCGTCGACCTCCCCGGCTGGCGAAAGGGGGCGGACATGAGCCGCAACATGGAGGTCATCGACGAAATCTTAGAGGACGCCACCCGCGAGGAGGCCTACGGCGTCGAAGAGGTCTGCGGCGAGGCCGCCGAACGACTGCTCGAGCGCCACGACTACACCTCGAGAACGGAGGTATCGATGGAAGCCGAATTCATGCGCCGCGAGCAGACGCCGGCCAGCGACCGCGAGACCCAGCATACGGTCGATATCGTGGCCTCAGCGACGGCGACCGAAGACGGAACTCGCGAGGAAATCGGCGCGAACGTCACCGGCATGACGGTCTGCCCCTGCTCGCAGGGGATGTCCACCGCCCGCGCGAAGCAGACCCTCGAGGATCTCGGCGTCGAGGAGGAGACGATCACGCAGTTCCTCGACGAGGTCCCACAGCCGGGACACTCACAGCGGGGCCACGCCACGCTGACCGTCGAGGCAAACGGCGATCCCGCGGTCGATCTGAACGACATCATCGACATCGCGCGGGACTCGATGAGCGCGCGGATCTACAACCTCGCGAAGCGACCCGACGAGGACCACATGACCTACGAGGCCCACGCCGACGCGAAGTTCGTCGAGGACTGCGTCCGCGCGTTAGCCGAGGGCGTCGTCGACGAGTTCGACCACCTGCCCGACGACGCGGTGATCACGATGAGCCAGTCCAACGACGAGTCGATCCACCAGCACAACGCCCACGCCGAGCGCGTGGTCGAGATGGGAACGCTACGCGACGAAATCGCGGACTAAAACTCGAGCGGCTCCGCATCCTCCCACCGCGGCACGAACTCCTCGTGGACGTTCGCGGCGAACTCCGGATCTTTGAGGTCGATCATGCCAAAGGCCTCGCCCGAGGAAAGCGGATTGGGCACCTGGATACAGACCTCGACCCCATCGATAATGTTGAACGAGCCCGTGATGTCGTCGTGCGTTCGGACGTCGAAGTCGTCGCGTTGCTGCAGGGTCTCACGATACCGCCGGCCCACTTCCTCCGACATCGAGGCGACCATCTCGCGGGTCATTAACAGATCGACCGAGACGCCCCGATCGAGGGCGTCCTCGAGTTGAGCGTTTATCTCCTCGCTGACCGCCTGCATGTCCCACTGGGGGGAGGGATGCGACGACACCATTACGATATTGCGGTCGGCAGCCGCAAGGCGCTCTAAGAGGAGGTCGATCGTCTCCTCGGGACCGACGGCGGCGGTCCAGAACTGTTCCTCGACGGGTTCGGCCGCATCGAGTTCGTCGGCGAGATCGTCGACGATCGACTCGTACTGGTCCGCCTTCTCGTCGAGTTCGCGTTTCTTGTCCTCGAGCAGCCGATCGAGCGCCGTTGATGGCTCGACGGCGACGTACTTCTTCGGCCGACTGGCGGTCTGGCTCCGGACCAGATTGTACTGTTCGATGCTGTTGAGCACGTCGTAGATCCGCCCCATCGGCACGTCGCTCGCCCGTGACAACTCCTTGGCCGTTGTGGGGCCGGTGGTGAGGAGCGATCGGTAGGCTCGAGCTTCGTACTCGGAGAGCCCGAGATCCCTGAGACTGGCCATGTCGGACGATGCCCCCGAAGAAACATAAACACTGTGGTAGTTTGACGAGAGGGGATAGTCGGCCCCGAGGAGGCCGAACGTCAGTCCAGAAGGTACTGGACCTGCTCGCTCAACTCGGAGGGAGTTTCGGCGCGATCGGAGACGCGATCGCCCAGTTCGGCTCGCGCCGTTCCCGCCTCGAGGGCATCGGCGTCGGGGACGACGACCTTCTCGTGGTCTGCCAGCCGAAGCGCCGCGCGATGCAGATCAGAACCGGGCTCGCCGGCGATCCTGATCACCAGCGGCCCCTCGAGCAGTCGCGAAACAACGGTCGCGTAGCGAGCGATCTGGACGCCAAAGCGATCGCTCGCGCCGGCGAAGGCCTCGAGCGTCTCGCATGCGATTTCGCGATAGCGATCCTCGCCGGTCAGGACGGCCAGCTCGACCAGCCCGTCCGCGAACGCCACATTGGAGTCCAGCGGCCGGAGCGGCCGATCGCACAGGCCGACACCCGCGGCGGGACCGTCGAGGAACGAGTCCTCGTCGCGAAGGCGATCGATTGTCGCGTCGGCGATCACCGTCGCGTCCGCGAGGACGGACGGATCGATCGTGCTCGCGGCCGTCGTCAGCGCGCCGAGGACGCGCGCCTGATTGCTGAGAAGGGGGACGGGGCCTCCGTTGCTGTCGCGATCGGCGTCCTCGAGCGCGTGCGCGACGATACCGTCGGCGAGCAGGTCCTCGCGGAGGGTCTCGAGCGCGCGTTCGGCATAGCGGCGGACGCGCTCGTCGTCGGTGTAGGCGTAGTAGGTGAGCAGTCCCTCGATCGCCAACGCGTTGGAGCCGGCGAAGACCCCTTCGTCGACCGGCGGCTCCGCGGCGGCCGCCCGATCGGTGGCGTCGAGGCTGTACGCGTCGTCCTCGCCGGGAGCCTGACTGTTCGCGAAAGCGGCGACCTCGCCGTTCCACAGGGTGCCCGTCAGATACTCGATCGTCCGCTCGGCGGGGTCGCGGTACTCGTCCGCGCCGGTCAGCAGGTAGGCGTTGGCGAACGCCCGCACTAACGCGCCGTTGGAGTCGAGCAGCTTCTCGCGCTGGAGCCCCGACCAGTCGGGCTCGGTCGCGAAGCGATAGAAGCCGCCCTCGTACTCGTCGAGCAGGTTCGCGCCGACCGCGTCGTAGGATCGCAACGCCATCTCCCGATCGCGTTTGAGCGCGAACTCGAGCGCGTCGGGCAGCGGGAACTTCGGTTGCTGGCCCCAGCCGCCAGCGGTCTCGTCGTACGTGTCGGTGAGGTGGCCGAGCATTCCCTGTTCGATATCGGCCGTCAACTCGCCGGCGGGCGGGTTGTCCTCGCGGAGCGGACGGGGAACGCGCGCCGCGCCGGTCCCTTTCGTCTGCCACATCGTTCGGACGCTGTCGAGGACCTGTCGCATCCCGTCGGGGCCGAGATAGCCGGCGCCGGTCAGGACCTTCCCGTTCGGGGCGAGGAAGACCGTCGACGGGAAGCCGCCCATATTGTACCGATCGCGAACGCGGGGGTACCGGTCCACGTCGACTCGCACGGGGACGAAGCTATCGTTGACGTTGGCCGCGATTCGAGGTTCCGCGTAGGTCTCCGCGTCCATCTCGTGGCAG is a window encoding:
- a CDS encoding DNA-directed RNA polymerase subunit epsilon, with protein sequence MQDDGADPGPDSERAAAVADGVESDPDPERRLETRPGSGSLSRADVQRDSTVRQWGVVTPSATVIGRADSPDADLSESVRRLHDEQHAATPGYSERAHHLDRLRTTQALCNALDVTPWQRDLALGVMDEIDLTEFGSQRAIEKVALVAIRHVVDVDRQQYFGLDEIDAQTLSADRMEELFAEYRAHDITDEESFKRLAADYGLDTTSLNRLRRVLKSQLEDELPAYGRNPYRDPNLPDATDAETNAADAAASGSES
- a CDS encoding DNA polymerase beta superfamily protein, with translation MTTVPAHVHETVDDHLTAIEREHDIAVAMAVARGSHAWGAASPDSDYDVGFVFAPTDLRRYAHLEGAPETVIADRGEFEYQGWDVRTFARLLADSNEGAIDLLRSPIRYRLAYNPDDLTAYIERTYNPIDLYHTWRGIATSNYRKYVSHHLVRSDDEIFPIIDAAGEEYTVETDDGTMTVSADDERFTETQTKPTVKRNLTICRAAMSAYYLKETGERGGHELPTLEFETFLRDQAPAVFDADRIDRARELLERKRAGEGDAVIGDAVGRELAHPPKAIDPAVHARDGPDTERLNGFIDEMIAAVR
- the mptA gene encoding GTP cyclohydrolase MptA translates to MSHQLPDVQATSPDVTVGLSQVGVTGVDKLVKIAREGKRPIVLTAEFEVFVDLPGWRKGADMSRNMEVIDEILEDATREEAYGVEEVCGEAAERLLERHDYTSRTEVSMEAEFMRREQTPASDRETQHTVDIVASATATEDGTREEIGANVTGMTVCPCSQGMSTARAKQTLEDLGVEEETITQFLDEVPQPGHSQRGHATLTVEANGDPAVDLNDIIDIARDSMSARIYNLAKRPDEDHMTYEAHADAKFVEDCVRALAEGVVDEFDHLPDDAVITMSQSNDESIHQHNAHAERVVEMGTLRDEIAD
- a CDS encoding TrmB family transcriptional regulator; amino-acid sequence: MASLRDLGLSEYEARAYRSLLTTGPTTAKELSRASDVPMGRIYDVLNSIEQYNLVRSQTASRPKKYVAVEPSTALDRLLEDKKRELDEKADQYESIVDDLADELDAAEPVEEQFWTAAVGPEETIDLLLERLAAADRNIVMVSSHPSPQWDMQAVSEEINAQLEDALDRGVSVDLLMTREMVASMSEEVGRRYRETLQQRDDFDVRTHDDITGSFNIIDGVEVCIQVPNPLSSGEAFGMIDLKDPEFAANVHEEFVPRWEDAEPLEF
- a CDS encoding DUF255 domain-containing protein codes for the protein MNETTRVEWREWGGEVFDEAAEADVPILLSLTATWCDHCHEMDAETYAEPRIAANVNDSFVPVRVDVDRYPRVRDRYNMGGFPSTVFLAPNGKVLTGAGYLGPDGMRQVLDSVRTMWQTKGTGAARVPRPLREDNPPAGELTADIEQGMLGHLTDTYDETAGGWGQQPKFPLPDALEFALKRDREMALRSYDAVGANLLDEYEGGFYRFATEPDWSGLQREKLLDSNGALVRAFANAYLLTGADEYRDPAERTIEYLTGTLWNGEVAAFANSQAPGEDDAYSLDATDRAAAAEPPVDEGVFAGSNALAIEGLLTYYAYTDDERVRRYAERALETLREDLLADGIVAHALEDADRDSNGGPVPLLSNQARVLGALTTAASTIDPSVLADATVIADATIDRLRDEDSFLDGPAAGVGLCDRPLRPLDSNVAFADGLVELAVLTGEDRYREIACETLEAFAGASDRFGVQIARYATVVSRLLEGPLVIRIAGEPGSDLHRAALRLADHEKVVVPDADALEAGTARAELGDRVSDRAETPSELSEQVQYLLD